In Sus scrofa isolate TJ Tabasco breed Duroc chromosome 12, Sscrofa11.1, whole genome shotgun sequence, the DNA window CTCCATGCCTTAGGAAACCCCAGCAagaccctcctcccctccctccccttctttgctTCTCCAGTTTAGAGCAGACCTGGCAGGTTGACTATCTTTGCAGCTGTAAGCACCGGTAGCATTCGTTGAAATTCTGACATTAAATGACACCTGGTACAGTGTTGTTTATCAAGAACCAGTggcttattttatcttccaaagtTAAATCCTTCTGGATTAGCATCCCTGAAGAAGTTGTGTGCTTCAGAAAATCACCAAAGAAAACTTGGAGAGCTGGAGGGAATGAACAGTATTTGTGAACACAAATGTCCAGTCTTTGCAGACTCTAcagttgcttttatctttttttcccccccaggatGATTCTGACAGTGCTGACGCAAGAAGTAATTAACTTTCTGTCACAGCAGAACCGGAGAGGAAGCTGTGGCTGTCTTCTAGTCACTCTGACAAGCTAGGGCCTGGGTCTTTGTCAGCTCTTTGCCTGGGCACCAGGGTCCTCTGGGATCTCTGAACTTTCCGAAAAGCTCTTTATTAAAGGTCCTCCTcatgctttatttcttcttcctagGCACTTGACTGTGGCTGCTGCGGCTGTTGGCTGGATAGAAAAGGATTAGAGGGGTGGGACTTCTGACTTCTTACCAATGAACTGTAATCGTCCAGGCTTTCTTGAGTATTCGaggtgtgagtgagagagagagagagagagagagagagagagtgtgtgtgtgtgtgtgtgtgtgtgtgtgtgtgtgtgtatgcgcaaAAGCCAAAGAAGCAGATTATATAGATTATACTAAATATCTAGGaacctttctctgtctctttccttcttgTACCTCTTCCTCCTGGAGACAAGCCTCTTCCCCCTCTATAGTGCCTCTCGAGTGGAGAAGCGGGTATTGGAGATCCTGGCCCTCACTCTTGCgatcagaagaagaaagatgttGGGAACAGACTTGTAACCAAGCTAGGGGATTCTCCATGCTCAGATCTATGTGCTGATCTTCAGAACAGAAACCAGCCTTTTACTTTATGGCTAATATTGCCATCTCTAGAACCAGCCAGAACCCCACatcagctgcctgcctactccaGAAATGTCTttacacttttggagttccccttgtggctcagcagtaatgaatccaactagtacccatgaagatgcaggttccatccttggccttgctcagtgggttaaaggatccagtattgccatgagctgtggtgtaggttgcagacatggctcagatcctgcactgcagtggctgtggtgtaggctggcagctctgattcgacacctagcctgggaacttccatatgccacatgtgtggccctaaaacaaacaaacaattcagAATTCCGGAAATATCTTTAcacttttaaaactaattttacgCAGTGCCCATGTCTATTCACTCTTCCATTGATCAGCTGTCCCATTCATCCACAATCATTTTTTAAGTGCCTAATGTGTACTTAAACCGTGACTTAAGCAAAATGCAATACCTAGACTTTGCTCTTGAACTCATGGTAAAGTACTGAGGTTTGTTAAATTAAACAAGCAGAATTTGTACTCTTTCAATAGGCGTAAACACTGTtaacagtttcttcaataaatttaCATATGTTTATCTATATCTTGATGTGTATCTCTACATATTATACCCATTATAAATTCTATACCTATATATCATAATTATAGATAAAATATacggagtttctgtcatggcgcagtggttaacgaatccgactaggaaccatgaggttgtgggttcggtccctgcccttgctcactgggttaacgatctggcattgccatgagctgtagtgtaggttgcagacatggcttggatcctgcgttgctgtggctctggcgtaggctggtggctacggctctgattagacccccagcctgggaacctccatatgccgcggaagcggcccaagaaatagcaaaaaaaaaaaaaaaaaaaaaaaaaaaaagataaaatatagacTATATATGGAACATAAACACCTAGAGGATCATGTATTGTTTATATGCCATATAATATAAAGATTTTACACATACACAGGCAAatgtaatgtgtgtgtatacaatggGAATCAGGCTATACATTTTGCaccttgctttttttcacttaatatgtaTTGGTGCTCTTTCCAAATCAGTCTTTATAGATCTAACTCTTCTTCATGGCTACATGGTAtttaattgaatatattttccataATTTAACAGGCTCTTTATCTAGGGATATTTAGGTTGTTGTTAGTCTTTTCCAaccttttgttttttagtgccgcaactgtggcatatggaagttcccaggctagggaatctagttggagctgcagctgctggcctacaccacagctcatggcaaggccagatccctaacccactgactgaggccagggattgagtccgcatcctcacggatactagacagattcgtctctgcttcgcttcaacaggaactccagtctttttcaatttttaagcAATGCTGCAAGGAGCAGATTGAAAAGTATGTCCTTACATATTTGGCAAGGATATCTGTAGGGtaaatttctagaagtggaattgctatcACCCTCATATCAACATACCCACAATTCTGAAAACCAAAAACTCTAAAtaccaacttaaaaaaattaacaccaaAACTCATCTGGCAGGAAAACAAGACCTAAAATGATGTGGAGCTATTTATAGCCTTTGTTTATTCCAGCATAAACATTAATGCGTTTGAATATAAGTGGGTTGCTCCAGAGTGCCAAATGAAACACATTATGTAACACATGGGTATGCTCTGCATTACTGTCTAAAGTCCGAAAAACCTTAAATTCTGAAACATGGAGACTTGAAGATTTTTATTAGTTGATTTAAAGGAGCAGAAAgttgcagttcccatcgtggctctttGCTTAACATATAcggtaggaaccatgaggttgtaggttccatccctggccctgctcagtgggccaaggatccagcgttgccgtgagctgtggtgtgggttgcagacacggctgggatccccagttgttgtggctgtggtgaaggcctgcagctacagctccgattcgacccctagcctcggaacctccatatgccgcaggagcggcccaagaaatggcaaataaataaataaaagagcagaaagttaatttgaacttttttttttttttgtcttttgttgttgttgttgctatttcttgggcccctcccgcggcatatggaggttcccaggctaggggttgaatgggagctgtagccaccggcctacgccagagccacagcaacgcgggatccgagctgcgtctgcaacctacaccacagctcatggcaacgccggatcgttaacccactgagcaagagcagggaccgaaccggcaacctcatggttcctagtcggattcgttaaccactgcgccacgacgggaactcctaatttgaaCTTTTAATCTCTTTAACGTTGTAAGGCGCTGATTGCAGTTTGACTCCTGTTAACCTTTTTATGCTGTACAATGCGGGAGCACCTGTCACATGTGGTTATTGAGTACTTGAAATGTCCCTAGTCTGCACTGAGATGTACTGTAGATGTAAAATACACACCAGgtttcgaatttttttttttaatggagaaaaaaaaagccctcatttatttaaaaagacttaTCATCAGACGAAATAACATTCTGGATAGGtcgatttaaatttaaaaaaattaacatatgtgGCTCGCATTACTTTCCACTGGGCAGCGCTGCCGTGCACCCAAGCCGGTACCAATTCCCACGTCTACCAGCTGGGCTTCTGCGGGGCGGAATTACGTACATTCCTGGGGCCCAAAGTGGCTAAATTAAGTGCTTTGGCAAGTTAGACCGCActtgtatttcttcttgttttctggTTCTTTTCAAAGCCTTAAAATTGTTGCTATTTTAATAACCCAGAACACCGACACGTCGCGTTTTCAGTAAGTTTGTCCTAATCGCACACCGTTTTTCCATGTCCTTTTGCGTCTGCGCAGAGACACTCCCGGAATAAAGATTGTCCCGCTTCGCTCTCCGTCCTCGCCAGGCGGCTCCTGTGTGTGCTGATCCCGCCGTTCTAAGAGACTGCACCGATGGCGTTCAGGTGTCAGCGGGACAGCTACGCCAGGGAGGTGCGGCCGGCGGGGCGAGGGAGCTGAGCGGACCGGGCGGTGCAGGCAGGAGGGCGCCACGAGGAGGGAACGCCAAGCTGGGATCAGTCCGGTCGGGacttactttttcttccttcttttcccagtTCACCACCACCGTGGTTTCCTGCAGTCCCGCAGAGCTGCAGATCGAAGGAAGCAACGGCAAGAAGGAAGTACTGAGCGGTTTCCAAGTGGTGCTGGAAGACACGCTGCTTTTCCCCGAGGGCGGGGGACAGGTAGCAGACCcgaccctccccctcctcttcccgcCTCTTGCCTCCCTGGAAGCCAGTAATTCCTTTCTGCTCAGCAGGAAGATGATCTGTTTCTGTGTCCCAGATACAATGAATACAAATGGAAGTTAATTCATTTcagttcatttgttcattcaacggGTTATTTATCAACAAATACATAGGTGTTCAGCGTAAAGAGGACAGGGACAGTCTCCTCATGAAGCAAAAGTACCACTTCACTTGGCCTTGCTCTTTCTTCTCCCCTAGGGAATCTCAAGTTCTGGGTGTGTTTCTCGCATACTCTCCCTAGAGGGTCTTTGTATTCGGGAGTTAAGGTGATCCCTACCTGCTACTACTGATTATCTTTACTTCTTTTCCCCAGCCTGATGACCATGGTACAATCAATGACATCTCTGTGCTGAGAGTGACCCGCCGCGGCGCCCAGGCTGATCATTTCACCCAGACACCCCTGACCCCTGGGACCGAGGTCCAGGTCCGAGTGGACTGGGAGCGGAGGTTTGACCACATGCAGCAGCATTCAGGTAGGTGTGTGGGATGATAGGTGGTTTGGGTTCTCTAGAAGTTAACCTTTTGGAAGGAACAGACGTACTCAGAATCAACTCCAATTCAGGCAGGATGTGATAAGTGCCgtaaaagcaaaatgaacagTTGAAGGAAAAATATTAGCATAACGGTTGAATTTGAGTATCaccagccatgaggacgcaggttcgatccctggcctcgctcagtggtctgaggatctgatgttgccgtgagctgtggtgtaggttgcgggtGCAgtttgcatctggcgttgctgtggccaagggaggggctctgatttgacccctaacctgggaacctccatatgcctcaggtgtggccctgaaaaaaaaaaaaaaaaaaaaggagcattacTCACTGTCCTGTACTGCAGGTCTTCAAGGGAAGAAATTCTGTGATGACATTTATGCTGGGATTGTGTGGCTGCCTGGGCTTTTTACTCTTCTCTTGTCTCCTGCTTTCTCTGCTTAGGGCAGCATCTTATCACTGCGGTTGCTGATCATCTTTTTGGGCTGAAGACAACTTCATGGTGAGCAGGAGGCATAAAACTGTCAGCCTTGGGTGCCTGACTGCCAGCTCCTTTCCCAGTAGCACGTCAGGGGTAGGAGGATAAAAATCTGTTGTGCTCTCCTTTTCCCTTGACGATGGGTGGCAGGTGACCTTGTGTTTCTCAGGGGAAACATAAGGATGGAAGAAGAGACATCTGCCTTTGCTTAGGAAAGAGCATGGAACCTACAGCCCAGTGACCTAGGGGATGAACCCCGGCTCTGTGACCTTGATCAGGTTCCTCAACATGACCCCTCACATGTAAAATGGAAATGGTAGCCCCTACTTTGTGAtgtttttgtgagaattaaataatagcatttatagaattcccttgtggcacagcaggttaaagatccagcactgtcactgcagcggcctattgtggtccctgctgtggctcctgttccatctctggccggggaatttccacatgccacaggcacggacAAAAATAGAACAGAGCATTTACATGAAggtgctttgtaaactgtaaactTCTCTTGTTATtgtcattgctttcttttttttttttgtctttttgccatttctcgggccgctcctgcggcatatggtggttcccaggctaggggttgaatgggagctgtagccaccggcctacgccagagccacagcaactcgggatccgagctgcatctgcaacccacaccacagctcacagcaacgccggatccttaacccactgagcaaggccagggatcgaaccctcaacctcatggttcctagtcggattcgttaaccactgcgccacgacggggaaccCTCTATCGTTGCTTTCATCAGCATCCTGTTACcactctcctccttctggcaggGAGTTGGGGCGACTCCGGAGTGTGATCGAGCTGGACAGCCCCTCTGTGACTGCGGAGCAGGTAGCTGCCATTGAGCAGAGTGTCAATGAAAAAATCAGAGATCGGCTGCCAGTGAATGTGCGAGAACTGAGCCTGGATGACCCCGAGGTGGAGCAGGTGAGGAGAAGGATGGTGGGATGGCTTCTCTAGAGTGGTCTTCCCTGGGCTCCTCACCAGAATTCGGAcagccctcctcccttccttgtATTCCAGGTGAGGGCCCGGGGTTTGCCGGATGATCACGCTGGGCCTATTCGAGTCGTTACCATCAAGGGCGTTGATTCTAACATGTGCTGTGGGACCCACGTGAGCAATCTCAGTGACCTTCAGGTAGGGAGGAGGGGCTTTTGAgcgggagggagagagggtgtTGAGAGTGGGGGATCGTGACAGGGCTGGGAGCGATAGAGGGGGACGCCTGAGGGGTCCCAGATGAAATCACTCCTTTATTGCTTCTGAGCCTGGGGGGAGGTTCTCTCGCCTACCCTCAGGTCCAGCACCACTGCagtttacatgtgtgtgtgtgtgtgtgtgtgtattggtgtGTTATCTCCTTGCTTCATGTAGGTCATTAAAATTCTGGGCActgagaaggggaaaaagaacaaaaccaaccTGACCTTTCTGGCTGGGAACCGGGTGCTGAAGTGGATGGAGAGGAGTCACAGCACCGAGAGAGCGCTGACGGCCCTGCTGAAGTACGCCCCCTGCCACTGCCCCCTGCTCTCAGCCCCTGGGCAGCCCGGAGCTTAGCCAGAGCTTAGCCTTCCCTCTGGTACAACAGACAGAGTAATCTCTTCTCTCTGCGGGGGAGGATGCCATCGTGAGTGACACAGTGCTTTGGATCATCAGTCAGAGGCACACAAAACggttttttcctttatatcctCTCCCCCGACCTCCTGAGGTTTCCTTGCAGTGTCCCCAGGTCCCCATCGGGATGGACACAGACCGTAAAGAAGAGCACTGTTGATTTATGCCTGATGCCAAAAGCAGCTGGAAGTCCGGGTGGGCCTCCAAGAACCTTTCTCTTGCAGGTGTGCAGCAGAGGATCACGTGGAAGCAGTGAAGAAGCTGCAGGCCTCCAGCAAGCTCCTGCAGAAGGTGACTTATGCCTGGAGGCTCTGCCTGGAACTGGCCCCTCCGACAAGGCGCCTCGCCTCCGCCTGGCCGGATGTGTGGGGTCAGAGGGCAGTGGGCGGGGGAGGCGGGACAGTGCGCCCTCTGGTTCCCCTTTCCCCGCCTGTCAACTGAGTCATGGCCTCTGTTTCAGAACAACCTGAACCTGCTCAGAGACCTGGC includes these proteins:
- the AARSD1 gene encoding alanyl-tRNA editing protein Aarsd1; the encoded protein is MAFRCQRDSYAREFTTTVVSCSPAELQIEGSNGKKEVLSGFQVVLEDTLLFPEGGGQPDDHGTINDISVLRVTRRGAQADHFTQTPLTPGTEVQVRVDWERRFDHMQQHSGQHLITAVADHLFGLKTTSWELGRLRSVIELDSPSVTAEQVAAIEQSVNEKIRDRLPVNVRELSLDDPEVEQVRARGLPDDHAGPIRVVTIKGVDSNMCCGTHVSNLSDLQVIKILGTEKGKKNKTNLTFLAGNRVLKWMERSHSTERALTALLKCAAEDHVEAVKKLQASSKLLQKNNLNLLRDLAVHIALSLRNSPDWGGVVTLHRKEGDSEFMNIIANEIGSEETLLFLTVGDEKGAGLFLLAGPAEAVETLGPRVAEVLEGKGAGKKGRFQGKATKMSRRAEVQALLQDYISTQSAEE